In Aphelocoma coerulescens isolate FSJ_1873_10779 chromosome 23, UR_Acoe_1.0, whole genome shotgun sequence, a genomic segment contains:
- the LOC138122017 gene encoding CYFIP-related Rac1 interactor A-like isoform X2 encodes MGNLLKVLTYNELDQGPNFFLDFEKPSGFLSPGRCPADAQPTEAETAVWNQVNAVLEEAQTILAELQSYTGAGQEIREAIQNPGDLRLQERAWSAVCPLVAKLKRFYEFSLRLENALRSLLEALTSPPYAPTQHLEREQALAKQFAEILHFTLSFDELKMTNPAIQNDFSYYRRTISRNRINNLQLDAESEVNNEMANRMSLFYAEATPMLKTLSNATTKFVSENKTLPIEDTTDCLSTMACVCRVMLETPEYRSRFTNTETLLFCMRVMVGVIILYDHVHPVGAFAKTSKIDMKGCIKVLKDQPSTSTEGLLNALRYTTRHLNDDTTSKQIRALLQ; translated from the exons ATGGGGAACCTTCTAAAAGTGTTGACTTATAACGAACTTGACCAAGGCCCTAATTTTTTCCTTGACTTTGAAA AGCCCTCCGGGTTTCTCTCCCCGGGGCGCTGCCCTGCAGATGCGCAGCCGACGGAGGCCGAGACGGCGGTGTGGAACCAGGTGAACGCCGTGCTGGAGGAGGCACAGACCATCCTGGCCGAGCTGCAGTCCTACACGGGCGCCGGGCAGGAGATCCGAGAG GCCATCCAAAACCCCGGGGACCTGCGGCTGCAAGAGCGCGCCTGGAGCGCCGTCTGCCCCCTGGTCGCCAAGCTGAAACGATTCTACGAGTTCTCCCTGCGGCTGG AGAACGCCCTGCGGAGCCTGCTGGAGGCCCTCACGAGCCCCCCCTACGCCCCGACCCAGCACCTGGAGCGGGAGCAGGCCCTGGCCAAGCAGTTCGCCGAGATCCTGCACTTCACCCTCAGCTTCGATGAGCTCAAG ATGACCAACCCCGCCATCCAGAACGACTTCAGCTACTACAGACGGACCATCAGCCGGAATCGCATCAACAACCTGCAG ctggaCGCAGAGAGCGAGGTGAACAACGAGATGGCCAACAGGATGTCCCTCTTCTACGCCGAGGCCACCCCCATGCTCAAAACGCTCAGCAATGCCACCACCAAGTTCGTTTCAGAG AACAAGACCCTCCCGATCGAGGACACGACTGACTGCCTGAGCACCATGGCCTGTGTGTGCAGGGTGATGCTGGAGACCCC ggagtACCGGAGCCGCTTCACCAACACCGAGACCCTGCTCTTCTGCATGAGGGTGATGGTCGGCGTCATCATCCTCTACGACCACGTCCACCCCGTGGGGGCCTTCGCCAAGACCTCCAAGATCGAT ATGAAAGGCTGCATCAAAGTCTTGAAAGACCAACCCTCAACCAGCACCGAGGGGCTCCTGAACGCTCTGAG GTACACCACTCGGCACCTCAACGATGACACCACGTCCAAACAGATCCGGGCCCTGCTGCAGTGA
- the LOC138122017 gene encoding CYFIP-related Rac1 interactor A-like isoform X3 codes for MGNLIKVLGKDLENCPHFFLDFENAQPTEAETAVWNQVNAVLEEAQTILAELQSYTGAGQEIREAIQNPGDLRLQERAWSAVCPLVAKLKRFYEFSLRLENALRSLLEALTSPPYAPTQHLEREQALAKQFAEILHFTLSFDELKMTNPAIQNDFSYYRRTISRNRINNLQLDAESEVNNEMANRMSLFYAEATPMLKTLSNATTKFVSENKTLPIEDTTDCLSTMACVCRVMLETPEYRSRFTNTETLLFCMRVMVGVIILYDHVHPVGAFAKTSKIDMKGCIKVLKDQPSTSTEGLLNALRYTTRHLNDDTTSKQIRALLQ; via the exons ATGCGCAGCCGACGGAGGCCGAGACGGCGGTGTGGAACCAGGTGAACGCCGTGCTGGAGGAGGCACAGACCATCCTGGCCGAGCTGCAGTCCTACACGGGCGCCGGGCAGGAGATCCGAGAG GCCATCCAAAACCCCGGGGACCTGCGGCTGCAAGAGCGCGCCTGGAGCGCCGTCTGCCCCCTGGTCGCCAAGCTGAAACGATTCTACGAGTTCTCCCTGCGGCTGG AGAACGCCCTGCGGAGCCTGCTGGAGGCCCTCACGAGCCCCCCCTACGCCCCGACCCAGCACCTGGAGCGGGAGCAGGCCCTGGCCAAGCAGTTCGCCGAGATCCTGCACTTCACCCTCAGCTTCGATGAGCTCAAG ATGACCAACCCCGCCATCCAGAACGACTTCAGCTACTACAGACGGACCATCAGCCGGAATCGCATCAACAACCTGCAG ctggaCGCAGAGAGCGAGGTGAACAACGAGATGGCCAACAGGATGTCCCTCTTCTACGCCGAGGCCACCCCCATGCTCAAAACGCTCAGCAATGCCACCACCAAGTTCGTTTCAGAG AACAAGACCCTCCCGATCGAGGACACGACTGACTGCCTGAGCACCATGGCCTGTGTGTGCAGGGTGATGCTGGAGACCCC ggagtACCGGAGCCGCTTCACCAACACCGAGACCCTGCTCTTCTGCATGAGGGTGATGGTCGGCGTCATCATCCTCTACGACCACGTCCACCCCGTGGGGGCCTTCGCCAAGACCTCCAAGATCGAT ATGAAAGGCTGCATCAAAGTCTTGAAAGACCAACCCTCAACCAGCACCGAGGGGCTCCTGAACGCTCTGAG GTACACCACTCGGCACCTCAACGATGACACCACGTCCAAACAGATCCGGGCCCTGCTGCAGTGA